The Lutra lutra chromosome 10, mLutLut1.2, whole genome shotgun sequence genome contains a region encoding:
- the RPS6KB2 gene encoding ribosomal protein S6 kinase beta-2 isoform X4 encodes MAAVFDLDLETEEGSEGEPESSPSDVCPLAESRAAGLDRPVGRCEEVELTETSVNLGPERIGPHCFELLRVLGKGGYGKVFQVRKVQGTNSGKIYAMKVLRKAKIVRNAKDTAHTRAERNILESVKHPFIVELAYAFQTGGKLYLILECLSGGELFTHLEREGIFLEDTACFYLAEITLALGHLHSQGIIYRDLKPENIMLNSQGHIKLTDFGLCKESIHEDAVTHTFCGTIEYMAPEILVRSGHNRAVDWWSLGALMYDMLTGSPPFTAENRKKTMDKIIKGKLALPPYLTPDARDLVKKFLKRNPSQRIGGGPGDAADVQRHPFFRHINWDDLLARRVDPPIRPSLQSEEDVSQFDTHFTRQTPVDSPDDMALSESANQAFLHQGGLLLSA; translated from the exons ATGGCGGCCGTGTTTGACCTGGACCTGGAGACGGAGGAAGGCAGCGAGGGTGAGCCAGAGTCGAGCCCCTCG GACGTGTGTCCCCTTGCCGAGTCGAGGGCGGCTGGCCTGGA TAGGCCTGTGGGACGCTGTGAGGAGGTGGAGCTGACCGAGACCAGTGTGAACCTGGGCCCTGAGCGCATCGGGCCCCACTGCTTCGAGCTGCTGCGTGTGCTGGGCAAGGGGGGCTATGGCAAG GTGTTCCAAGTGCGAAAAGTGCAAGGCACCAACTCGGGCAAAATATATGCCATGAAAGTCCTGAGGAAG GCCAAAATTGTGCGCAACGCCAAGGACACAGCACACACGCGGGCTGAACGGAACATTCTAGAGTCAGTGAAGCACCCCTTCATTGTGGAACTGGCCTATGCCTTCCAGACTGGTGGCAAACTCTACCTCATCCTCGAGTGCCTCAGTG GCGGTGAGCTCTTCACGCATCTGGAGCGAGAGGGCATCTTCCTGGAAGACACAGCCTG TTTCTACCTGGCGGAGATCACACTGGCCCTGGGCCACCTGCACTCCCAAGGCATCATCTACCGGGACCTCAAACCCGAGAACATCATGCTTAACAGCCAGG GCCACATCAAACTGACGGACTTTGGACTCTGCAAGGAGTCAATCCACGAGGATGCGGTCACCCACACTTTCTGTGGCACCATTGAGTACAT GGCCCCTGAGATTCTGGTGCGCAGTGGCCACAACCGGGCGGTGGACTGGTGGAGCCTGGGTGCCCTGATGTATGACATGCTCACCGGCTCG CCACCCTTCACGGCAGAGAACCGGAAGAAGACGATGGACAAGATCATCAAAGGGAAGCTGGCGCTACCCCCCTACCTCACCCCGGATGCCCGGGACCTTGTCAAAAAG TTTCTGAAACGGAATCCCAGCCAGCGGATTGGGGGTGGCCCCGGGGACGCTGCTGATGTGCAG AGGCACCCTTTCTTCCGGCACATTAACTGGGACGACCTCCTGGCTCGCCGCGTCGACCCTCCTATCAGGCCGTCTCTG CAGTCAGAGGAGGACGTGAGCCAGTTCGACACCCACTTCACACGGCAGACGCCGGTGGACAGTCCTGACGACATGGCCCTCAGCGAGAGCGCCAACCAGGCCTTCTTG